In Dermacentor silvarum isolate Dsil-2018 chromosome 10, BIME_Dsil_1.4, whole genome shotgun sequence, the genomic stretch CAAGCGCAGCGTATACAACACGCGCTGACGATCGTGTCAGCAAAGTATTAcagcactgcccccccccccccccccccccgagaacaACGGAAATTCCAAACGCCGCGCGCCCTCCCTCTCGAGAATGCTGAGCTCCCAACCAGAGTCAAGATCACATGCACAAATGCCTCTACGTAGAACGCATTGCTAGCTACGTCACTCACCATGACACGTGACTTCGGTGAATTGTCCAATGCGGAAGGCGCAACGCCGCTGCTTTGAAtgcgccgcgcagcaaaaaaAGGTATGGAATTAATAGTGCCGAAATATATTTATAACCTCACTGTTACAGGCAAGCCCACTGCACGATTGAACATGGATGCTGGAGCCAACCACTCGCTGCCCTCTGCAGAGACCAGGCAGTCACTGGAATTAGACTTCGACAACGTCACCTACTCTGTGGACGACCCGATGCTGCCCTGGAAGATCATCGAGTACTTTGCTAACCTCCAGGTAGGCGCGTGTGCACAAGAAACCGTTTGAGCTAATCACCAAACGATTTAAGCCGGCGGAGCTGTTATAGAAATCGGTGAATTCCTCCACATTTTCAAATTCTGCAATGGcgtttgagccaatcagagaggacGTAATAGGCCTCTGGACCAATAAGAGTTGACAATTTTTTGTTGTAGTGGGTGAGTTGGTTCTGTGACATGTTGGAACACTGCGCTGCCAGATTAAAATGGTTCGCTACAGATTTTTTAGGCAATTCACTGAGTATCCGAAGTGCAATAGTACTTCACTTTGAGCGATGAATCGGCCTAAGTAGACGAGGTGAGTACGCTATAAAAAGAAGCAGGAAGGGCCCTCGTACGAAAGTCTATGGGCCTTTCGTACGAGGAGCTTGACTAAAGCTCTCTGCTCCCCATAAAAACCACTATTGCGGAGAAGCCAGCTTACGCGCGTTTGGGCACGCATACATTAACGCATGCATACAAACGCATAGCTTTTGACCCGTCGCCAATACCATGTAAGCGTACACGTTGCTACACAGCTGCGCAAGAAAggcacacaagcacaaataccaTCAGCCAACGCTGTAAATTTAAACGGGTGGAGCTGAACTATCGCCTGTCAAGTGAAAAGGCTGACAGAAGCAACGCCGAAGACAGCGCTTGACTAAAGCGTATTATTGTAATAAAGTCAGCTTGCATGAATTGATCCGTGCGTGTGTTCATAGCTTCAGTGCATAAACGCACACACATTTAGTTCTTTGACGTCACGCCAGTACTATATACAAGTTACCAGCTGCGAAAGAAAGGCACAGAAGCTTCCATAGCGGCTAATCCTCAGAAGGAGGCGGTCGGCGCCTGTCAAACAAGGAACCTGACTAAAGTTGGCTTCTCCTCCTAACGAGTCACTGTGTGGAGAAGCCAGCTTGCGCGTATGGTTTTTATTGCACAGTGCACTCAAGAAGACAGGCGTAGTTCTTGACCTAGTCTCGCTTTTGGGAGTTTTAAAGCATAGCTTTCCTTGCGAACCAGACTTTACTGACCGTGGCTgatgggtgctgctgctgctgtctcgccTAATAGTTCAtacttaaaaaaagagagagaattatGTGCCTGATCGATGGTGGGATCGCACCTCTGCTCcgcagcacagcagcctgatgttctaaccattaggctacaatcttttttttcttaattgccGACTTTGACATCATAAACAAACACAAAATATAAAACGTGTCAGCAAAATTTTTACTGGCACgacatataattttttttttttcagtactgcCAATTCATTAAGCATGTCAATTCATGTTGGCTGTTCAGGGAGTGCGCCCCATGAACATCCTTGAACTGTGCTACACCTTCAAAGAAGTTATCGCGCACAGATCGCACTTCGACATCAGCATTGTTGAACTGCTTTCTAGTTCTCCACAAACTGTGGAGGCCCACGAGCATTATAGCGTCATATGGAAAACCCCCTGTTTCTACCAGtaataatcttattacctgtggATCTAAAGGTAACTCTTTCTTTACATTAGGCTGAAATCACACGTATAATTCTagcgtgccaacgccaactagctaTTTGCGGTGATCACGGCGTGcgtcacattgcgtagcatggGTGCGCGAGAGCGCATGCGCGTGCGTCAGTTTCCGTTACGCGAAAGACGCAGGAACGAAATGAGCAAGTTTATaccatttaattaaccgcttcacggaAGCTTCGTTTCTCGTAGATTCTAAGATACGCGTCGGATTTGCATATTTATTTTTAAGTCGCAGTTTTATGTGGATAGCCTTTAGCGTTTTCCTTGTACGGCTGCATTCGAGTGGCTCCTTTCGGGCACTGAGGGTAAATGTATGGATACCCACGGCTCTCTTCTACTTACTCTCAATGCTTTCTTCAACCATGCGCGCACTGGAAGGCAGCGTATCTTTTGAAACGTTCCGAAACTATAGCTATGGCAACCCGAGGACTGCTTGTAACGAACGCGTAACATGCATGCTGAAGCTATAGCGCTAATCTTGCGCATACGCGGCTTTTTGAATACCTTGAATTTATACCAGCAGAATGCgatattgggctagttggttcatacttgaaatgtggttctggcgcagcAAAACTAAgcggaaagaagaagggacagaaatgGCGCTTTTTCTACCCCTTCTTCTTTCCGCTTACTTCTgctgcgccagaaccacatttaAATTACTACTTTCTTAACTTTCAGTCCTCCCAATTCTCTCTTTCCGGTCTCCCATTCTCTCGAACCACTTCTGTatacccccccctcccccccccccctcctcttccgCCATCTTCAATGTTCGTACCGCGCGCAGGTAGAAGTGTCCTACGTGGAGAACGTCGAGAAGCGCAAGGCCTACTCGGGCTACCTGTTCCGCAAGATGAACGTCTACCTTTACGAGGTGGCCGGCCCGGACGCCACCGTCAAGGTGGCACCGCAGGGCTACTTTGCTCCCGAGTTCTTCGTAGGGCTCGTCAACAAGCTCTCCATGGTCCTGGTGTTCGTCATGGCGGTCATGCTCGTCTGGTTCGTCGGGTTCCTCGTTTACTGGTACCACAGCGGCGGCAGCGCCCAGCGAGACCCGACCGTCAGCGACGACGACCGCTACCTTAGCGAcactgtcgccgtcgccgccttGCCCGCCGATTTTCTATGTGGTCGCGTCGCGAGGAACACGGCAGGCCGCGGCAAAGTGCGGTCGCGTTCCTGCGACGACGACCTTTAATACCGAACGATCACGGCATTCGATGGACATCTTGGGAAAGACAACGCCGTGCGGTGCAAAACCACAGGACACGCGGCAGGAGTGACACGTATATAGGTGGCACTGACTTTCAGCTACCCGATTTCTTTCACCGACAGCACTATAAATGTGTACGAGATAAAATTAACTTAACAAAGCCCGGATAGATTGTATGTATATAAGGTTTGTATACGTATACCATGAAACCACGTATACGGGACGTTCACTTTTCTATC encodes the following:
- the LOC119465883 gene encoding uncharacterized protein LOC119465883, with the translated sequence MMIAIRHSYRTYPIQSIVRPVAAAMAGRAAARWSAQLLAVLLLTVAAPSAQAGFLDSLCELLGDPELCRSHGMARSPTSWEAATTTWGPFQPIADTSGRPWAANDMPWKPGRVVIKGKPTARLNMDAGANHSLPSAETRQSLELDFDNVTYSVDDPMLPWKIIEYFANLQVEVSYVENVEKRKAYSGYLFRKMNVYLYEVAGPDATVKVAPQGYFAPEFFVGLVNKLSMVLVFVMAVMLVWFVGFLVYWYHSGGSAQRDPTVSDDDRYLSDTVAVAALPADFLCGRVARNTAGRGKVRSRSCDDDL